The following are encoded together in the Poseidonibacter lekithochrous genome:
- the cheB gene encoding chemotaxis-specific protein-glutamate methyltransferase CheB — protein sequence MIKVFIIDDSMIVRNALNKILQYEQNIKVIGESANPVDAFEIFKKVGLPDVFILDIEMPKMDGLTFLKQINKQKHIPVIICSTLVSDGSSSAIDSLRLGALDIILKPKLNLKDFFNEQKEEIIRAIYSASKATVKYTPNIIEKKDLSKNSIGNKSSKKFVVIGSSTGGVQILEEIISKLKENHIGIVITQHMPEGFTASFATRLNKITNSNVVESKDDESIDLNKVIISKGGIHTEIIKKGDEYFTVLKDYPKINSHKPSANALFKSVSKIKPQEITAFILTGMGDDGALGIKKLKEMGYNTYGQDEESCIVYGMSNIANQIGGVNKEVSTNEIIKIINSLEG from the coding sequence ATGATAAAAGTATTTATAATTGATGATTCTATGATTGTTAGGAATGCATTAAATAAAATCTTACAATATGAACAAAACATCAAAGTAATTGGTGAATCAGCCAATCCAGTAGATGCTTTTGAAATCTTCAAAAAAGTAGGACTACCTGATGTGTTTATATTAGATATAGAAATGCCAAAAATGGATGGTTTAACATTTTTAAAGCAAATTAATAAACAAAAACATATTCCTGTTATTATTTGCTCAACTTTAGTTAGTGATGGTTCAAGTTCTGCTATTGATTCCCTTAGACTTGGGGCTTTAGATATTATCTTAAAACCAAAACTAAATTTAAAAGACTTTTTTAATGAACAAAAAGAAGAAATTATACGTGCAATTTATTCAGCTTCAAAAGCGACAGTAAAATATACACCAAATATTATTGAAAAAAAAGATCTAAGTAAAAATAGTATTGGAAATAAATCTTCTAAAAAGTTTGTTGTTATTGGCTCAAGTACTGGTGGGGTTCAAATTCTAGAAGAGATAATATCAAAACTAAAAGAGAACCATATTGGTATAGTAATCACACAACATATGCCTGAGGGTTTTACGGCATCTTTTGCAACAAGATTAAACAAAATCACTAATTCAAATGTAGTAGAATCAAAAGATGATGAATCAATTGATCTTAATAAAGTAATTATTTCAAAAGGTGGTATTCACACTGAAATCATAAAAAAAGGAGATGAGTATTTTACAGTTCTAAAAGATTACCCAAAAATCAATAGTCATAAGCCAAGTGCTAATGCATTATTTAAATCTGTATCAAAAATAAAACCTCAAGAGATTACAGCATTTATATTAACTGGAATGGGTGATGATGGTGCTTTAGGTATAAAAAAATTAAAAGAAATGGGATATAACACTTATGGGCAAGATGAAGAAAGTTGTATTGTATACGGTATGTCAAATATTGCTAATCAAATTGGTGGAGTAAACAAAGAAGTATCCACTAATGAGATAATAAAAATTATAAACTCTTTAGAAGGATAA
- a CDS encoding PAS domain-containing protein yields MNLEINTGNEIEITEKDMIVSTTDKKGTIIYANDIFCDIAGYKRSEVIGQPHNMIRHPQMPKAIFKLLWNRVLNGEVIYAFVKNIARNGDYYWVKAYVKPIIVNGEVVKITSYRKPLNSFAKDYITKLYNTLLEYEKTHSVDESLQFVQAYLKERNLTYDQFIDRLSLEKSVENIAIRNIDYNKERNTHLIFKEYLNSCIKNGQIQELEDKKHSVYKFREIFENMKNESFTSDEAWIQLVQNHSKFHASVDKYIQKAKENENMSSFKNMAEDLSCDINNMFNNLTIIRDKY; encoded by the coding sequence ATGAACTTAGAAATTAATACAGGTAATGAAATCGAAATTACTGAAAAAGATATGATTGTAAGTACTACAGATAAAAAAGGAACAATCATTTATGCAAATGATATTTTTTGTGACATTGCTGGGTACAAAAGATCAGAAGTAATTGGTCAGCCTCATAATATGATTAGACATCCACAAATGCCTAAAGCTATATTCAAACTCCTTTGGAACAGGGTTCTAAATGGCGAAGTTATTTATGCTTTTGTTAAAAATATTGCAAGAAATGGGGATTATTATTGGGTTAAAGCCTATGTAAAACCTATTATTGTTAATGGGGAAGTTGTAAAAATAACTTCATATAGAAAACCATTAAATAGTTTTGCAAAAGATTATATAACAAAGCTTTATAACACTTTATTAGAGTATGAAAAAACTCATTCAGTAGATGAATCATTACAATTTGTTCAAGCTTATTTGAAAGAAAGAAACTTAACTTATGATCAATTTATTGATAGATTATCATTAGAAAAAAGTGTTGAAAATATTGCTATACGAAATATTGATTATAACAAAGAGAGAAATACACATTTAATATTTAAAGAGTATCTAAATAGTTGTATTAAAAATGGACAGATTCAGGAGTTAGAGGATAAAAAACATAGTGTATATAAATTCAGAGAAATCTTTGAAAATATGAAGAATGAAAGTTTCACAAGCGATGAAGCATGGATTCAGCTAGTTCAAAATCATTCTAAATTTCATGCAAGTGTTGATAAATATATACAAAAAGCAAAAGAAAATGAAAATATGAGTTCTTTTAAAAATATGGCAGAAGATTTGAGTTGTGACATAAATAATATGTTTAATAATCTAACAATCATCAGAGATAAATATTAG
- a CDS encoding CheR family methyltransferase: MFNISLKNSEFAIIKKLVFNEIGITLNDSKKDMVQTRLFKRLNYYQIKDFSHYLKIVQLSKFEKSQFLNQISTNETYFFRETAHFDFLEQLAKKSKSLRVWSAAASFGAEAYSISMVLDSNLFNWEVVGTDINTHVLDIARLGLYQVALLEKIPKKYQEKYCLIGRQQYEGKMLVDRKLQFQTNFLENNLMIKNDELGKFDVIFLRNVLIYFTEETKNKVIKNILHNLKKGGYLIVGMTDYFHSEEFKTLQYVKDSIYKKV; this comes from the coding sequence ATGTTTAATATATCCCTAAAAAACAGCGAATTTGCCATTATCAAAAAATTAGTTTTTAATGAAATTGGAATTACTTTAAATGATTCAAAAAAAGATATGGTTCAAACAAGATTATTTAAAAGATTGAACTATTATCAAATAAAAGATTTTTCTCATTATTTAAAAATAGTTCAATTATCAAAATTTGAAAAATCACAATTTTTAAATCAAATAAGTACAAATGAAACATATTTCTTTAGAGAAACGGCTCATTTTGATTTTTTAGAACAACTTGCAAAAAAATCAAAAAGTTTAAGGGTTTGGAGTGCAGCAGCATCATTTGGAGCAGAAGCCTATTCTATATCAATGGTTTTAGATTCTAATTTATTCAATTGGGAAGTTGTTGGAACAGATATAAATACTCATGTTTTAGATATTGCAAGATTAGGATTATATCAAGTAGCTCTATTAGAAAAGATTCCTAAGAAATATCAAGAAAAATATTGTCTAATAGGAAGACAACAATATGAAGGAAAAATGTTAGTAGATAGAAAACTACAGTTTCAGACTAATTTTTTAGAAAATAACTTAATGATCAAAAATGATGAACTAGGAAAATTTGATGTTATTTTTTTAAGAAATGTTTTAATCTATTTTACAGAAGAAACAAAAAACAAGGTAATTAAAAACATTCTTCATAACCTAAAAAAAGGTGGTTATTTAATAGTTGGAATGACTGACTATTTTCATAGTGAAGAATTCAAGACATTACAATATGTAAAAGATTCTATTTATAAAAAGGTTTAA
- a CDS encoding response regulator, translated as MKTDVNLLIKLAKGKKVLLIEDDEQILEIFKVALETYFSLVKTAADGKEAWDLFRKEHFDLIVSDIQMPNTNGIMLSKGIKAHTPEQNILITSAYTDEKYLLELIDIGVDGFLKKPISTSNLKNTITKILKKIQSKKELERVKFNTYVKQISKRTIDETRKSPTQVKIEQDIEQNAKVSVKEFLEKIKIEDPESYYFFENQKEILMDTLYDMSDNFDSFVYKEYKEEEHLEELINDIHKLHSTLSYFDRVEKVTSEVLRLAEVLDDIKLDDINYGTKEEAFSILEFLINDIKQYILDMFMEENVQDVNYFHDSYRENITFFENTINQKEKEDDNDLEFF; from the coding sequence ATGAAAACAGATGTGAATTTATTAATAAAACTAGCAAAAGGTAAAAAAGTACTTTTAATAGAAGATGATGAGCAGATTCTAGAAATTTTTAAAGTTGCACTAGAAACATACTTTTCTCTTGTAAAGACAGCAGCAGATGGCAAAGAAGCTTGGGATTTATTTCGAAAAGAACATTTTGATTTAATTGTAAGTGATATACAAATGCCAAACACCAATGGCATCATGTTAAGTAAAGGTATTAAAGCCCATACTCCTGAGCAAAATATATTAATTACATCTGCATATACAGATGAAAAATATTTATTAGAATTAATAGATATAGGAGTTGATGGTTTTTTAAAGAAACCTATTAGTACTTCAAATCTGAAAAATACAATTACCAAAATACTAAAAAAAATCCAATCAAAAAAAGAACTAGAAAGAGTAAAATTTAATACTTATGTAAAACAGATCTCAAAAAGAACAATTGATGAAACTAGAAAAAGCCCTACTCAAGTAAAAATTGAACAAGACATAGAACAAAATGCAAAAGTATCAGTAAAAGAGTTCTTAGAAAAAATCAAAATTGAAGATCCTGAGAGTTATTACTTTTTTGAAAATCAAAAAGAAATATTAATGGATACATTATATGATATGAGTGATAATTTTGATAGTTTTGTTTATAAAGAGTACAAAGAAGAGGAACATTTAGAAGAGTTAATTAATGACATTCATAAACTGCACTCTACTCTTAGTTATTTTGATAGAGTTGAAAAAGTTACATCAGAAGTGCTAAGACTTGCTGAAGTTTTAGATGATATTAAACTAGATGATATTAATTATGGAACTAAAGAAGAAGCATTTAGTATTTTAGAGTTTTTAATTAATGATATAAAACAATATATCTTAGATATGTTTATGGAAGAGAATGTTCAAGACGTAAACTATTTTCATGATTCATATAGAGAAAATATCACCTTCTTTGAAAATACAATAAATCAGAAAGAAAAAGAAGATGATAATGATTTAGAATTCTTTTAG
- a CDS encoding flavodoxin, protein MKKIGLFYATEGGTCEDVSKRLVKLLGEDNVDLIEVVDASISDIENYDSLILASSTSGVGELQPDWDELYNEFDNIDFSNKTVALLGLGDQDSYPDSFAGGVSFFYEKLKDAKLVGQTSTDGYEFDETDSLVDGMFVGLLIDEVNQEELTQKRLEDWGEQIKNDLL, encoded by the coding sequence ATGAAAAAGATTGGATTATTTTATGCTACAGAGGGTGGAACTTGTGAAGATGTATCTAAAAGATTAGTTAAGCTTTTAGGTGAAGATAATGTAGACTTAATTGAAGTAGTAGATGCTTCAATTTCTGATATTGAAAACTATGATAGTTTAATACTTGCAAGCTCTACTTCTGGAGTTGGTGAATTACAACCTGATTGGGATGAACTTTATAATGAGTTTGACAACATTGATTTTTCCAATAAAACTGTTGCCTTATTAGGACTTGGCGATCAAGATTCTTATCCTGACTCTTTTGCTGGTGGTGTTTCATTTTTTTATGAAAAACTAAAAGATGCAAAATTAGTTGGACAAACTTCTACAGATGGTTATGAATTTGATGAAACTGACTCTCTAGTAGATGGAATGTTTGTTGGATTATTAATTGATGAGGTAAACCAAGAAGAATTAACTCAAAAAAGATTAGAAGACTGGGGAGAGCAAATCAAAAATGATTTACTCTGA
- a CDS encoding chemotaxis protein CheW: MYDEQEEELINNTGEQYFLFLSNNDLYALPVLIVREIVEYQDITKVPKLNSYVKGVTNIRGNIVAVIDLLDRFEVQETQVLDRTSFAIVQVNQNSKVHDIAIMIDEIYEVDGLDENSLCDTPLFGTKIDTKFIKNIAKYNDKEVCIINHEEVLKISELSAIKD; the protein is encoded by the coding sequence ATGTATGATGAACAAGAAGAAGAACTTATTAATAATACAGGGGAACAGTATTTTTTGTTTCTAAGTAACAATGATTTATATGCTTTACCTGTATTAATAGTTAGAGAAATTGTTGAATATCAAGATATTACAAAGGTACCAAAACTTAACTCCTATGTAAAAGGTGTTACAAATATTAGAGGAAATATAGTTGCAGTAATTGATTTATTAGATAGGTTTGAAGTACAAGAGACACAAGTTCTAGATCGTACTTCTTTTGCAATTGTACAAGTAAATCAAAATAGCAAAGTTCATGATATTGCAATAATGATTGATGAAATTTATGAAGTAGATGGATTAGATGAAAACAGTCTTTGTGATACACCTTTATTTGGAACTAAAATTGATACAAAATTTATAAAAAATATTGCTAAATATAATGATAAAGAAGTTTGTATTATTAATCATGAAGAGGTTTTAAAAATCTCAGAACTATCTGCTATAAAGGATTAG
- a CDS encoding chemotaxis protein CheV: protein MDATSYESEYDYLDEEEIDIVKLVSTNANDANQYLLFHGKDEQYYAKNVSKIEEIVVFKTLTMVRNYDDNLIVGVADVRGEMLSLVSFDCWLGVGDFNENDTEFVIIVNYGGEKFGLLVKNVEYITTIEPNMMQSTTSGNSKSTFTTKIALNNSEHLCTIIDSDKLLFDTFEDQNESSLNDLQNIKSIDNQKMVLLADDSKLIQNLLKKVCLELNLNYKILSNGEQLLNEIDKYTQEEIGLVVTDVEMPIIGGKEVIKKVRNEAKYDELNILVHTNMANDIMRNELMTLGANEIVCKVDIQSLSMAIKKYIK from the coding sequence ATGGATGCTACAAGTTATGAAAGTGAATATGATTATCTAGATGAAGAAGAAATTGATATAGTAAAACTTGTATCTACAAATGCAAATGATGCAAATCAATATCTACTTTTTCATGGGAAAGATGAACAATATTATGCTAAAAATGTATCAAAAATTGAAGAGATTGTAGTTTTCAAAACTCTTACAATGGTTAGAAACTATGATGACAATCTTATTGTTGGAGTAGCTGATGTAAGAGGAGAAATGCTAAGTTTAGTTAGTTTTGATTGCTGGTTAGGCGTTGGTGACTTTAATGAAAATGATACTGAATTTGTAATTATTGTAAATTATGGTGGTGAAAAATTTGGTTTACTTGTAAAAAATGTTGAATATATTACTACAATTGAACCAAACATGATGCAATCAACTACAAGTGGAAATTCAAAATCTACGTTTACTACAAAAATTGCACTTAATAATAGTGAACATTTATGTACTATTATTGATTCAGACAAACTACTTTTTGATACTTTTGAAGATCAAAATGAATCTTCTTTAAATGATTTACAAAATATAAAATCCATAGATAACCAAAAAATGGTTCTTCTTGCTGATGATAGTAAGTTAATTCAAAATCTACTAAAAAAAGTATGTTTAGAATTAAATCTCAATTACAAAATTTTAAGTAATGGAGAACAATTATTAAATGAGATAGACAAATATACACAAGAAGAAATAGGTTTAGTTGTAACAGATGTTGAAATGCCAATAATTGGTGGAAAAGAAGTAATAAAAAAAGTTAGAAATGAAGCTAAATATGATGAGTTAAATATTCTAGTTCATACTAATATGGCAAATGACATTATGAGAAATGAGTTAATGACACTAGGTGCAAATGAAATTGTTTGTAAAGTAGATATTCAGTCATTAAGTATGGCAATTAAAAAATACATAAAGTAA
- a CDS encoding DUF2721 domain-containing protein, producing MLGNTHETVNTVSQLIQLAVAPVFLLAGVAGLLNVFTGRLSRIIDKLEKIDNYVANQKTPEAIEKAEEKLSERRRFLTMRMQNTNYAIFFCTTTGLLIALVIVTMFLSSLFDFKDSIFIATLFIIAMISFIMSLLLFLREIYYTTSFIKSKKATLKKEL from the coding sequence ATGCTAGGGAATACTCACGAAACAGTAAATACAGTATCACAATTAATACAATTAGCCGTTGCTCCAGTTTTTTTATTAGCAGGTGTTGCTGGATTACTTAATGTTTTTACAGGAAGATTATCAAGAATTATTGACAAGTTAGAGAAAATAGATAATTATGTAGCAAATCAAAAAACTCCTGAGGCTATAGAAAAAGCAGAAGAGAAACTCTCAGAGAGAAGAAGATTTCTTACTATGAGAATGCAAAATACAAATTATGCTATTTTCTTTTGTACAACAACTGGATTATTAATAGCTCTTGTTATTGTAACAATGTTTCTTAGTTCTCTTTTTGATTTTAAGGATTCTATATTTATTGCCACTTTATTTATAATTGCAATGATATCTTTTATTATGTCATTACTTCTATTTTTAAGAGAGATATATTATACAACCTCTTTTATTAAAAGTAAAAAGGCAACTTTAAAAAAAGAATTATGA
- a CDS encoding cytochrome P460 family protein yields MKKSIISLIAFIFILSSTSLFAEMKMQAAFGGEKDIEYSKYLWQKLEDGKFNSTASNLYLGPPPHGGVREVLEGKIDGKRVLLKRNYGGAGITIEKVEANRDLYLKAITVMIKKDGFDPKNGDWFWAKYKADGTLDKTPKKQAIVGKFPGCIGCHQAAKKTDFVFIHNNELNGEVTLVESLKK; encoded by the coding sequence ATGAAAAAAAGTATAATTAGTTTAATAGCATTTATATTTATTTTATCTTCTACCTCATTATTTGCAGAAATGAAAATGCAAGCTGCATTTGGTGGAGAAAAAGACATTGAATATTCAAAATATTTATGGCAAAAATTAGAAGATGGTAAATTTAACTCTACAGCATCAAACCTATATTTAGGACCGCCTCCTCATGGTGGAGTAAGAGAAGTCTTAGAAGGTAAAATTGATGGAAAAAGAGTCTTATTAAAAAGAAATTACGGTGGAGCTGGTATTACTATTGAAAAAGTAGAAGCTAATAGAGACTTATACTTAAAAGCAATTACAGTAATGATTAAAAAAGATGGCTTTGATCCTAAAAATGGAGATTGGTTCTGGGCAAAATATAAAGCTGATGGAACTTTAGATAAAACTCCAAAAAAACAAGCAATTGTTGGTAAATTCCCTGGATGTATTGGATGTCATCAAGCAGCTAAAAAAACTGACTTTGTTTTTATTCATAATAATGAATTAAACGGAGAAGTTACACTAGTTGAATCTCTTAAAAAATAG
- a CDS encoding methyl-accepting chemotaxis protein: MEKIRKTREQRIAGNENLTLIEESLKSLSQGEFDFQELECEDESLNNICNYINEIKSQLSYSLQSSTTLVDQVSQGEVDERIDTLSLSGSYAVLMENNNYTVDLTVSAFRDLGETVEKLANGDMSARITSEYLGSLGYFKQIVNNLGESLMELVIDTEMIDEAIDAGELGLRVDTSKYQNDFIKIHTATNKIIDNIELFISDVNSNLSMMQEGDFSQRIENEYTGQFKYTKDSINTFANNVQMTLNDINESLLKIKDGDFDAQIVKNYKGTFEISKNSINELVYILGNIITEIKEILGKMSNGNLLAKIEIELPGDFNAIKLNINEFVDNLTQMVEKIRTNASEMGVASSEVNKTSQTLSLGAEQQESSLGQTTAAVEQLNGAIDENTKNANETNGIATEASQMAKKGGEAVSQTVESMQIIADRIIIIEDIVYQTNLLALNAAIEAARAGEHGKGFAVVAAEVRKLAKRSQVAAKEISSITKSSVKVSEEAGELINSLVPKIERTAHLIQSISNASNEQSKGIEQISHAMVQLDGVTQSNSTSAQELSSAAEELDGQSNGLVKLMEFFKTSNINNNAILTPNSLDSQLEETMDLREFSRL; encoded by the coding sequence ATGGAAAAGATAAGAAAAACAAGAGAACAGCGAATTGCTGGGAATGAGAATTTAACACTTATTGAAGAATCATTAAAAAGTTTATCTCAAGGTGAATTTGATTTTCAAGAGCTTGAATGTGAAGATGAAAGTTTAAATAATATTTGTAACTATATAAATGAGATTAAATCACAATTATCTTATTCACTACAAAGCTCAACAACTTTAGTAGATCAAGTATCACAAGGTGAAGTTGATGAGAGAATTGATACTTTAAGTCTAAGTGGTTCATATGCAGTGTTAATGGAAAATAATAACTATACAGTTGATCTAACAGTAAGTGCATTTAGAGATTTAGGAGAGACAGTTGAAAAACTAGCAAATGGTGATATGAGCGCAAGAATTACTAGCGAGTACCTTGGAAGTTTAGGTTATTTCAAACAAATTGTAAATAACTTAGGTGAAAGCCTAATGGAACTAGTTATTGATACAGAAATGATTGATGAAGCAATTGATGCAGGTGAGCTTGGTCTTAGAGTTGATACTAGTAAGTATCAAAATGATTTTATTAAAATACATACTGCTACTAACAAAATTATAGATAATATTGAATTATTTATAAGTGATGTTAATAGTAATCTTTCAATGATGCAAGAAGGTGATTTTTCACAAAGAATTGAGAATGAATATACAGGTCAATTCAAATATACAAAAGATAGTATCAATACATTTGCCAATAATGTACAAATGACTTTAAATGATATTAATGAGAGTTTATTAAAAATCAAAGATGGAGATTTTGATGCTCAAATTGTAAAAAACTATAAAGGTACTTTTGAAATTAGTAAAAATTCAATTAATGAACTGGTTTATATTTTAGGAAATATTATTACAGAAATCAAAGAGATTCTAGGAAAAATGAGTAATGGTAATTTACTTGCAAAAATTGAGATAGAACTACCTGGTGACTTTAATGCTATCAAACTAAATATAAATGAGTTTGTTGATAACTTAACACAAATGGTAGAAAAAATTAGAACTAATGCTTCTGAAATGGGAGTTGCCTCAAGTGAAGTAAATAAAACTTCACAAACTCTATCTTTAGGAGCTGAGCAACAAGAAAGCTCACTTGGACAAACAACAGCAGCCGTTGAGCAACTAAATGGTGCAATTGATGAGAATACAAAAAATGCTAATGAAACAAATGGTATTGCAACAGAAGCTTCACAAATGGCGAAAAAAGGTGGAGAGGCTGTATCTCAGACAGTTGAATCTATGCAAATTATTGCAGATAGAATTATAATTATTGAGGATATTGTATATCAAACAAATCTTCTTGCATTAAATGCAGCTATTGAAGCAGCAAGAGCTGGAGAGCATGGAAAAGGTTTTGCAGTAGTAGCAGCAGAGGTGCGAAAACTAGCTAAAAGGTCTCAAGTAGCAGCAAAAGAGATTAGTAGTATTACAAAAAGTAGTGTTAAAGTAAGTGAAGAAGCTGGTGAACTTATTAACTCACTAGTTCCAAAAATTGAGAGAACTGCACATTTAATCCAAAGTATTTCAAATGCTAGTAATGAACAAAGTAAAGGGATCGAACAAATTAGCCATGCAATGGTTCAATTAGATGGTGTAACACAAAGTAATTCTACAAGTGCACAAGAGTTATCAAGTGCAGCAGAAGAGCTTGATGGACAATCAAATGGATTAGTAAAACTAATGGAGTTCTTCAAAACTTCAAATATTAATAACAATGCTATTTTAACTCCAAACTCATTGGATTCACAATTAGAAGAAACAATGGATTTAAGAGAGTTTAGTAGATTGTAA